The Flavobacterium sp. M31R6 nucleotide sequence TAGAAAAAGTATAAGCCACCGCATCTGATAACATCTTTGCAGTTTTTTCCAAAATCAAAACGACACGAGAATAAACAGACTAACAACCACTGAAAAAATAAGAAGGAGGGATAACTGCTTGGGAATATTGCAGAATTACTTACTTTTAAGTTGGTTTTGTACTTATAAAATTAGTATTTTACCCAAAAAATTGTGCTTCCTTAATCCGCCACATCACCAAAAGATCAAACGCTATGTATCGCTTTATCTATAAAAAGAGAAAATGCTGAATTCGATATTTTTTTACAAAGTAATATGCGATAAAAGACTTACTTTTGTCAATTAATTTCAAACGTATAACCTTTGAAAAAAAGTCAAAATCGGTATTAGGAGTTCGATTGTTGTCCCTGACAGCCCACATAAAAGACAAACAAAGCCACTGGATGACAGTGGCTTTGTTTTTTTTCAAAACTTTTAAGTCTATTTGTTGACACTAGTCTTAAAAATAGGATTAAGCATAAAACTTGGAAACATATTTTTTTTAACATTCTCAATTTTTAAAATATTCTTTTATAGTTTCAAAAAAAGTCAAAACAGGTATTAAGTGTTCGACTGTGAACCTGATACACCATAATTTAAAAACCTCCAAAGTCATTTGATATTGGAGTTTTTTTTGTTCGAAAATTTATTTTCCTTTTTTGGCTCCTCCATCATGCCCCAAAGTTTCTTTACTGAAAATGCCATTCGAACCTTAAGGGATCATTGAAAAAAAATGTTGGATAAGCAACTAAAAATTTGTGAATCCTTTTGAATTAAATTACAATGACGAATCTACAAACTACGTTTATAATAAAAATGACAATAATTACAAAGTTTAATAAAATTATAAATAACGGCGATAATCGCCGTTATTATTGTATTTTGCAAATAAAATAATTTATATTATATTTGTATAACGGCGATTAACGCCGTAATTAGCAAAACTTTTAAATTATGGCTGTAAATGTAATGCGAAGAAAAGAGTTGTACGAAATAATGCCCGAGGGTTTAGTAACCACTCATAAGTGGCTTACGGAAAACAACTTAACCCGTCACGCAATAGACAATTTGGTAAAAAGTAACCAACTAGAATCCATAAGTAAGGGCGTTTATGTTAGAAATGCCAGTAAAATATCTTGGCAGTCAGTAGTTTTCTCTTTGCAGTCAATCTTGAAAACAGATTTTGTTGTAGGTGGTTTAACTGCACTTGAAATACAGGGATTATCACATTACTTGTCATTATCAGAATATAAAATAGTGCATTTATTTGGAAATGATGTACTACCTGAATGGATTACAAATTTAGATTTGAATGTAAAATTTGTAAGACATACTACCAACAGTTTATTTGCCAAAAAATTAGAAGAAAACAAACTATTACAACCTTTTACAGTAGAGAGAGATTGGGATAATGACAATAGAAAACTGATCATATCTTCACCAGAAAGGGCATATTTAGAAGTGTTATTAGACGTGCCACAAAAAATAACTTTTGAACACGCTGATCAATTAATGCAGGGGCTAACAACATTATCGCCTAGAAATCTCCAAAAAAACCTGGAATGCTGTCAAAATGTGAAAGTAAAACGGCTTTTCTTTTGGTTTGCAGACCGTCAAAATTATGTTTGGTTGAGTAAAATAAATCGAGAAAACATAACATTAGGTTCTGGAAACAGAATGCTGATAAAAGGTGGAAAATTAGATAATAAATATAAAATAACAGTTCCAGAATGGCTATAGATGCAAACAATATATACCGCAGACAAGTACAACTTTTAGTTCGTGTTCTACCGTTAGTGGACACCGAAAAATGTTTTGCGCTAAAAGGAGGAACAGCAATTAATTTATTTTACAGAGCACTTCCTCGTCTTTCGGTTGACATCGATTTACTATACATACCAATGGATGATCGAGAAACAGCTTTGATAAATATTAGAGCAGCTTTATCAAGAATAAGTAAATCGATTCAGCAAAAAATACCTGGAAGTAAAGTACAAGATGCTCACGAACAAAGCGATGCACTACGCTTAATTGTAAGTCAAGGAGAAGTACGCATTAAAGTAGAATTATCTCCGGTAATCAGAGGAACGGTTTTTCCAGAAGAAAGAATGGAAGCTATAGAAGAAGTAGAAAGAGAATTTGGATATGTAGAAATGCAAGTAGTATCACTTCCCGATTTATATGCGGGTAAATTAT carries:
- a CDS encoding type IV toxin-antitoxin system AbiEi family antitoxin, producing MAVNVMRRKELYEIMPEGLVTTHKWLTENNLTRHAIDNLVKSNQLESISKGVYVRNASKISWQSVVFSLQSILKTDFVVGGLTALEIQGLSHYLSLSEYKIVHLFGNDVLPEWITNLDLNVKFVRHTTNSLFAKKLEENKLLQPFTVERDWDNDNRKLIISSPERAYLEVLLDVPQKITFEHADQLMQGLTTLSPRNLQKNLECCQNVKVKRLFFWFADRQNYVWLSKINRENITLGSGNRMLIKGGKLDNKYKITVPEWL